The following proteins are encoded in a genomic region of Planctomycetaceae bacterium:
- a CDS encoding CAP domain-containing protein encodes MTMRGRTWLIAAVMIAAMASHAFAAGTIDQVQAAINKERAKHNLPPVRLNAKLTKAARGLAVYMAAHHVMSHEADGRSPGQRITAAGYRWSACGEIICHGPSTAAGAVKTWMNSPGHRAIILNKNCPEIGVGSSGGYWAVDFARPR; translated from the coding sequence ATGACCATGCGTGGCAGAACTTGGTTGATTGCGGCCGTGATGATTGCAGCGATGGCCTCCCATGCGTTTGCGGCAGGAACCATCGATCAGGTTCAGGCAGCCATCAACAAAGAGCGGGCCAAGCACAACCTGCCGCCCGTTCGGCTTAACGCGAAACTGACCAAGGCCGCACGGGGGCTGGCCGTCTATATGGCAGCACACCACGTGATGTCTCATGAGGCCGACGGGCGCTCGCCCGGCCAGCGCATCACCGCCGCGGGGTATCGCTGGTCGGCCTGCGGCGAAATCATCTGCCACGGGCCCTCCACTGCCGCCGGTGCGGTCAAAACCTGGATGAACTCTCCCGGCCATCGGGCCATTATCCTGAACAAGAACTGTCCGGAGATCGGTGTCGGAAGTTCGGGCGGCTACTGGGCGGTGGATTTCGCCCGGCCCAGGTAA
- a CDS encoding glycosyltransferase family 9 protein translates to MKILTIRLIDAWLGLPACLVLTLVRQVRDLFSRFRPAIKPERIAFLKLAEQGAVVVAWPSIHRAVELVGRQNVYFVTFEQSRTIVECLDEIPPSNIITISTGNLREMIKSGLSALKNLRHLGVDTIVDMEFFSCVSASFAYLSGARRRAGLHRSGGVGPRRGNLMTRPVPYSGQLHTWQLFRIILEAAVTDGLCVDPQQAAQWPTPQMPRFSPLPQEIATMQARLSPGARKRPVVLLNPNCSDLLISRQWPQTRYAELARQILACFEDVTVAMTGGREESADVEELVRQVGSDRCISLAGKTTFRELMTAYCLGEVLITNDSGPSHFAALTALDVITLFGPETPQRWSSLGAGGHVIWAKEWCSPCINPLNGRRSRCRDNICMQHISVDEVFQEFCRVYRLRRKAQGEGT, encoded by the coding sequence TTGAAGATTCTGACCATACGGTTGATTGACGCGTGGCTCGGTCTGCCGGCCTGTCTTGTCTTGACGCTCGTGCGGCAAGTGCGAGATCTGTTCAGCCGCTTCCGCCCCGCCATCAAGCCCGAACGAATTGCTTTCCTTAAATTGGCCGAACAAGGGGCTGTCGTCGTCGCCTGGCCGAGCATCCATCGGGCGGTGGAACTGGTCGGACGCCAGAATGTATACTTTGTGACATTCGAGCAAAGCCGCACCATCGTCGAATGCCTGGACGAAATCCCCCCGTCAAATATCATCACCATCTCCACGGGCAATCTCAGGGAGATGATCAAGAGCGGTCTGTCCGCTCTGAAGAATTTGCGGCATTTGGGCGTTGATACGATCGTGGACATGGAGTTCTTTTCGTGCGTCTCGGCCAGCTTCGCCTACCTCAGCGGCGCGCGCAGGCGGGCGGGCCTCCACCGCAGCGGCGGGGTTGGTCCGCGTCGCGGCAACCTGATGACCCGCCCCGTGCCCTACAGCGGTCAACTGCACACGTGGCAGTTGTTCCGCATAATTCTGGAAGCGGCAGTGACCGATGGGCTCTGCGTCGATCCGCAGCAGGCGGCCCAATGGCCGACGCCGCAGATGCCTCGCTTTAGCCCCCTGCCGCAAGAGATCGCGACCATGCAAGCCAGGCTCTCTCCGGGAGCCCGGAAGCGGCCGGTTGTCCTGCTGAATCCAAACTGCAGCGATCTGCTGATCTCCAGGCAGTGGCCTCAGACCCGCTACGCCGAGCTGGCGCGGCAGATTCTGGCGTGCTTCGAGGACGTTACCGTCGCCATGACCGGCGGGCGCGAGGAATCGGCCGACGTGGAGGAACTTGTCCGCCAGGTCGGTTCCGATCGGTGCATATCGCTGGCCGGCAAGACCACCTTTCGCGAGTTGATGACGGCGTACTGCCTGGGCGAAGTTCTGATCACCAACGACAGCGGCCCGTCGCATTTTGCGGCCTTGACGGCGCTGGACGTCATCACGCTGTTCGGTCCCGAGACGCCCCAGCGATGGTCGTCGCTGGGGGCAGGCGGCCACGTGATCTGGGCGAAGGAATGGTGCAGCCCGTGCATCAATCCCCTTAACGGTCGGCGGTCGCGCTGCCGCGACAACATTTGCATGCAGCACATCAGCGTCGATGAGGTATTCCAGGAGTTCTGTCGCGTGTATCGGCTGCGGCGGAAGGCGCAGGGGGAAGGCACATGA